In Candidatus Nitrosotenuis uzonensis, the sequence CAATAGAGCAAAACTGGAATGAATATCTCTCAAAATACGCAAACCTCTTCTCCTCTGACTCGATCTCAGGCTCTAGCCCACCATCTGTCTTTGTAGGCTCTTTTGGTTATCCAAAAGTGGGAGTGGGACCGATGGTCCCGCCAATTCACGGTGATACCAGCCTACTTGATACACCTGAACGATGGCTTGGAAAAACACTCGAGGAAATAGTGAATTTTAGATTAAATCTTGTCAGAGGAGTACAAAAAGTCTCAGTGCATGCTCCGAAGGGACGATACATTGAGGACCTGCAGGAGATTGCGATGGCAAATAACACGCCAGACTCTGAAATAAAGTTTGAGAGAAACACCGTTCCGGTCACAACAATAGATGGCGAGTCTGCACCGTTTGGACCGATAGGAGAAATAAAGAGTGCAAAATTCTCTGGCATCTCATCCAGCAAACCAATTGAGAAAATCTACTATGACAGGGACATGAAGGCAGAGGATGCAATTTTATCGCTGTATAATTCTGGCATTGAGATCTCAAAGATACAAAAATGTCTCTCGATAGGTATGTTCGGAAAAAAACGCAGGATGGTGCCGACAAGGTGGAGTATCACTGCAACTGATGATGTAATATCAAAAAATATCATAAGTGATATTCTGGATCATCCGAGCATCGACAGCTATGAGGTGTTCTCACACGAACACCTCGGAAACACATTCTCAGTATTGCTGTTCCCCCACAGGTGGATATTTGAGATGGAGGAGGCCTGGTATACAGAGTCAGGACAGATAGGTTTTGGGGCGGATGCGGAAGATGCAAATGGTCTTGATCACTATCCTGAGATAGCTGGAGCCTACTTTGCGGCAAGACTAGGTGTTGCAGAATACCTAAGAGAGAAAAAAAGGCAAGCAGGAGTACTGGTCTTGCGCGAAATACGCCCAGAATACGCGGTTCCTGTAGGGGTGTGGCAGGTAAGGGAAGCTATACGTGCCGCAATGAAAGGCCAGCCGGTCAGGACGGAAACACTCGAGAAGGGGATCGATGAAGCATGCAAAAAAATGAGTATCAGCAAGGGTGAATGGCTTGCAAAGGGAACCCTGCTCAAAATGCTAAAGCAAAAGTCAATCACGGACTATTTTTAATCGTAATTTTGGCAAACCTCCTTGAAAGCATTGGCACGGATCATTCCTACCATATTCTTAAATCCAAATCCTCAATTGCTATTGCATGAGACGATCACGTGTCTACAAGGCTTACGCAGATGATCGACTTTCTTATACTGTGGAGTTAAAGTCGCATCATATGGATGAAAAAGTGAAGTAATATGGCCCAGTCTACAGCACCATTGCCACCAGCCCCCGTACTGATGACCTGTTTTGGTCACTGTGGAATAGGCCTTGGAGCAGAATCCTATAGACGTCTCCTGCTGGATGTGGGGGCAGACCCGCTCAAGCCAGTATTGAAGGACACAAAAGACGAATCAAGAATCCTAAAAAGATATGGGAGTACCATACTGAGATTTCCCGGGGCATACACGGGAGGAGAAACACCACTCATACCAAGAGCTCTACTCGTGGATCTTGACCCGAGAGCGGCCAATCTTATTTTACAGTCTTATCCTGATCTGTTTGCACTCCGAGACAAGCATGTGATTCATGGCGCCGGAGGAGCGGCAAGAAACTGGGCGGAGGGAAGATCACGATTCAAAAACGAGGTAACGCAGAAATGGGATTTTGCAAAACAGCTTACCGCACTGTCCCCTGAACCAGTAAGGGGTTACACCGTGCCGTTTGCTATGGGTGGAGGCACAGGAAGCTCATTTGCATGCTCGTTTATCGAGTTTGTCAAAAGCAACACAAAGGAGCATGCAACTATTGCTACGCTTGGACTATTGCCAGAATTTGGCTGGGACCCTGTCATACTGGAGGCTGCGGCAATTAACATCGTCATGAACCTTGAATATCAAATAAAGTATTCTGATTGCTCATTCCTGTTCTCGAACAAAAGACTGCGAGAGCTTGCGCACAAATAC encodes:
- a CDS encoding Nre family DNA repair protein, whose amino-acid sequence is MGPTAKDVRRTIEQNWNEYLSKYANLFSSDSISGSSPPSVFVGSFGYPKVGVGPMVPPIHGDTSLLDTPERWLGKTLEEIVNFRLNLVRGVQKVSVHAPKGRYIEDLQEIAMANNTPDSEIKFERNTVPVTTIDGESAPFGPIGEIKSAKFSGISSSKPIEKIYYDRDMKAEDAILSLYNSGIEISKIQKCLSIGMFGKKRRMVPTRWSITATDDVISKNIISDILDHPSIDSYEVFSHEHLGNTFSVLLFPHRWIFEMEEAWYTESGQIGFGADAEDANGLDHYPEIAGAYFAARLGVAEYLREKKRQAGVLVLREIRPEYAVPVGVWQVREAIRAAMKGQPVRTETLEKGIDEACKKMSISKGEWLAKGTLLKMLKQKSITDYF
- a CDS encoding cell division protein FtsZ; the encoded protein is MAQSTAPLPPAPVLMTCFGHCGIGLGAESYRRLLLDVGADPLKPVLKDTKDESRILKRYGSTILRFPGAYTGGETPLIPRALLVDLDPRAANLILQSYPDLFALRDKHVIHGAGGAARNWAEGRSRFKNEVTQKWDFAKQLTALSPEPVRGYTVPFAMGGGTGSSFACSFIEFVKSNTKEHATIATLGLLPEFGWDPVILEAAAINIVMNLEYQIKYSDCSFLFSNKRLRELAHKYEKRVDKIPSIIDDLPKEHEVGWKDYKGMNLIAANAISMFISSFARETEWDMSNYRTWLATKRPKFAIPWVIPVLPDEDQWNLNQITGNKHNTMDSIIENLNKKQDAILFDIDETDIRNYGGPKDSCCALVKVKGDFDIKEREILKRVIKERFNIEDSRMIFVKIPIMDKEQANVTILVNTKAIGPKILEIAREAEESWDGYKEEYGRWGLTTEDFKQSLMDVVHQFS